One genomic window of Salvia miltiorrhiza cultivar Shanhuang (shh) chromosome 4, IMPLAD_Smil_shh, whole genome shotgun sequence includes the following:
- the LOC131023266 gene encoding uncharacterized protein LOC131023266 translates to MVAPSRSSCRDFCKFIEDADFIESPSTGLFFTWSGRRFLPRHIESRLDRAFFSSSFADMWFEIVTHALPRLTLDHSPLVLQYREVAQQGKRSFRFLNMWVMHPDFHNLVQSSWSGDMDVRCPIFKVMAKLRKLRADLKTWNRNVFGNVDVQILATETALMDVQQRISQNGYSDLLFDEEIEAQARLNIILERKNSLLHQKSRAKWLTDGDRNTSFFHRLIKFRKPKYRLDHLRIGDHFSSDKEDIKNHIIDFFSNLFREEGPSRDDRTMLEAIIDHSVSEEQNANLIRIPEDEEIKVSVFGMDASSAPGPDWFSGCFYQSCWSIINSNICVVVRAFFMHSYLPAGCNASTLILIPKKDHVDTVTDLRPIILSNFFFKIISKILVTRLSAVAATCVSPNQFGFISGRSIHDCIVLGSEGFNCMNRTGRRSNFACKIDIRKAFDTMNWGFILWISVIFTSARISILYNGQLNGYFACSRGVRQGDPLSPILFGIAEDVLSFLLLNCVQSRHLVPMDFCRGYHFPTHLLYADDILIFCKASVKNAQKIKEILNLYGELSGQICNQSKSHVFFSSKVAISMRNNIKRELGFAIGCLPVTYLGVPLFTGRIRASYFMHIYDKIVNKFASWKGRHLSMAGRLCLVRSVIQSSVTHSMMIYRWPKSLIYKLDKKCRNFIWIGNVDSKPTCPVNWNRICAPRTEGGLGVRSFSTMNKSYLMKMAWRMVQGKEFAFALLSNRYLTTFGYAKHNIASSPFWTGTREHVNHLVENSYSYVGKGSTTYFWKDDWLGYKLVDKLSIPVFMHVFLNQAIDDYFFDGVWHFTEDFIIHCSDIIVDILLLPFGEEEDQRFWKLSLSGEVSAALAFAANSHCFPKVCWGRWIWEKFIPERRSLLTWRIIHRRLTTQDLLIRHGMMMGPNRCALCGTEEESLSHLFWNCSAVKPVWREFLEWFQKTEYMHHVDIHDFLVTAWNAQFSPLVNSFWKAGVNNILWKIWDCRNQVTFEDKNFSPRDVSRFIKVAFKEIDAHFSKIGTSNNSWSDYLILRSIGVATRAAPPPVMIEVHWWPPVGQWMKVNTDGSAMGAPGSIAAGGVFRDHWGWVRGCYHFKGGTGFAFEAELLAVIYAITIAHQRGWLMLWIEGDSAYIVRLLESRSLDVPGCSMAAWKKALRLLEEFSVQVSHIFREGNCVADLMANPAMPEGWWPYARDEIKHAVVKDMATHSHGLDPQGVDTAHGQRLLWLDDCSLAFGGDLGMVESSASHCGFSSYNCSSGDMSLIQDGDAIGRAKSTQQQKSKVVLDKPAQLGKDITTKYADANVTIKKAINEDIIMGMICLHYFHVFSIMISEQVQKTDSPPKLLHSTLMVLYFSSTTQIKLEAKEVVAQVPLTIEAEVDIPSTEEEVEVHPIEDVTMEGSSKLQMGNGQGVDIAHIGKGLLNSPTHSITVTLSNLLHVLHITKNLLSASQFARDSKVYFEFHPDFYLVKDQVTRATLIQGTLKGSLYQFVLHNTNVRS, encoded by the exons ATGGTGGCTCCAAGTAGGAGCTCTTGTCGTGATTTCTGCAAATTTATTGAGGACGCTGATTTTATTGAGTCGCCTTCGACTGGGCTTTTCTTTACCTGGTCTGGGCGTCGCTTTCTTCCCCGGCATATTGAATCAAGATTGGATAGAGCCTTTTTCTCCTCTAGTTTCGCTGACATGTGGTTTGAGATTGTCACTCATGCGTTGCCTAGACTGACTTTGGATCATTCGCCTTTAGTTCTTCAATATCGTGAGGTAGCTCAGCAGGGGAAGAGATCGTTCAGGTTTCTTAACATGTGGGTGATGCACCCGGACTTCCACAACTTGGTCCAAAGTTCTTGGTCTGGTGATATGGACGTCAGGTGTCCTATTTTCAAGGTTATGGCGAAACTGAGAAAACTTCGAGCTGACCTCAAAACTTGGAATCGAAATGTGTTTGGCAATGTAGATGTTCAGATTTTGGCTACTGAGACCGCGCTCATGGATGTTCAGCAGCGCATATCCCAGAATGGTTACTCGGACTTGCTTTTTGATGAAGAGATTGAGGCCCAGGCGCGCTTAAACATCATTCTGGAAAGAAAGAACAGTTTATTGCATCAGAAAAGCAGAGCGAAGTGGCTGACAGATGGGGACCGTAATACTTCTTTTTTCCATCGGCTTATCAAATTCAGGAAACCAAAGTATCGTTTGGATCACTTGCGTATTGGGGATCACTTTTCGAGTGATAAAGAGGATATCAAAAATCATATTATTGATTTCTTTTCTAATCTCTTCAGGGAGGAGGGTCCGAGTAGAGATGACCGGACCATGTTGGAAGCGATTATTGATCATAGTGTCTCGGAGGAGCAAAACGCTAATTTGATACGGATCCCTGAGGATGAGGAGATTAAGGTTTCCGTGTTTGGAATGGATGCTTCTAGCGCTCCTGGCCCGGATTGGTTCTCAGGCTGCTTCTACCAGAGTTGTTGGAGTATCATCAACTCTAATATCTGTGTTGTTGTTCGTGCTTTCTTCATGCATTCTTATCTCCCGGCCGGATGTAATGCCAGCACTCTGATCTTGATACCTAAGAAGGACCATGTGGATACGGTGACTGATCTTCGCCCTATCATTCTTtcaaattttttctttaaaattatcTCCAAGATTTTGGTTACCAGATTGAGTGCGGTGGCGGCGACCTGTGTTTCTCCTAATCAGTTTGGCTTCATCAGTGGCCGTTCGATTCATGATTGCATTGTGTTGGGCTCGGAGGGTTTTAATTGCATGAATAGAACTGGTCGTCGCTCGAATTTTGCTTGCAAGATCGACATTCGCAAAGCCTTTGATACGATGAATTGGGGGTTCATCTT GTGGATATCTGTGATCTTTACTTCGGCTCGCATATCTATTCTTTATAATGGGCAGTTGAATGGCTACTTCGCGTGTTCCCGGGGCGTTCGGCAGGGAGATCCCCTCTCTCCCATATTATTTGGCATTGCGGAGGATGTTCTGAGCTTTCTTCTACTGAACTGTGTGCAGTCGCGGCATCTGGTGCCGATGGATTTCTGCCGAGGATATCACTTTCCCACTCATCTTCTATATgctgatgatatcctcattttctgcaaagcttcggTTAAAAACGCCCAAAAGATCAAAGAAATTTTGAATCTTTATGGAGAGTTGTCGGGCCAGATCTGCAATCAGTCTAAGTCTCATGTTTTCTTCTCCTCCAAAGTTGCGATTTCCATGAGAAACAACATTAAGAGGGAACTTGGGTTTGCCATTGGATGTTTGCCAGTTACGTATCTTGGAGTTCCTTTGTTCACGGGTCGGATTCGTGCGTCATattttatgcatatttatgacaAAATCGTCAACAAATTCGCCAGCTGGAAAGGGCGGCACCTCTCTATGGCAGGACGTCTCTGCTTGGTTCGTTCTGTGATTCAAAGCTCGGTTACTCATTCCATGATGATCTATAGATGGCCGAAATCTCTTATTTATAAATTGGACAAGAAGTGTCGCAACTTCATTTGGATTGGGAATGTGGACTCTAAGCCAACCTGCCCGGTGAACTGGAATCGAATTTGTGCCCCACGCACGGAAGGTGGTTTGGGGGTTCGATCATTCTCTACAATGAACAAGAGCTACTTAATGAAAATGGCGTGGCGCATGGTACAAGGGAAAGAGTTTGCTTTCGCTTTACTGAGCAATCGTTATCTCACTACGTTTGGGTATGCGAAGCATAATATTGCCTCTTCTCCTTTCTGGACGGGCACTCGAGAACATGTGAATCATCTTGTTGAGAATTCTTACTCTTATGTGGGCAAGGGGTCGACTACCTACTTTTGGAAAGATGATTGGTTGGGTTATAAGCTCGTTGATAAGCTGAGTATCCCTGTTTTTATGCATGTCTTCCTCAATCAGGCGATTGATGACTATTTTTTTGACGGGGTTTGGCATTTCACGGAGGACTTTATTATTCATTGTTCGGATATTATTGTGGATATTCTGCTCCTCCCCTTCGGTGAGGAAGAAGATCAACGTTTCTGGAAACTATCGCTCTCTGGTGAGGTTTCGGCTGCTTTGGCGTTTGCGGCCAATAGTCATTGTTTTCCCAAAGTGTGCTGGGGCCGTTGGATTTGGGAAAAGTTTATCCCGGAGCGTAGATCTCTGCTTACTTGGAGAATTATTCATAGGCGCTTAACTACACAAGATCTTCTGATTCGTCATGGCATGATGATGGGACCGAATAGATGTGCTCTCTGTGGTACGGAAGAAGAATCTTTAAGCCATTTGTTTTGGAACTGTTCGGCGGTAAAACCGGTTTGGCGCGAGTTCTTGGAGTGGTTTCAGAAGACCGAGTATATGCATCATGTGGACATTCATGATTTCCTGGTCACTGCATGGAATGCTCAATTCAGCCCGTTGGTTAATTCGTTCTGGAAAGCGGGGGTCAACAATATTTTATGGAAGATTTGGGATTGTCGTAATCAAGTTACTTTTGAAGATAAAAACTTCTCGCCACGGGATGTCAGTCGATTTATTAAGGTGGCTTTCAAAGAAATTGATGCTCATTTTTCTAAAATTGGTACCTCCAAtaattcttggtcggattatttAATCTTACGAAGTATTGGGGTGGCCACTCGTGCTGCTCCTCCACCGGTTATGATTGAAGTccattggtggcctccggtggGACAATGGATGAAAGTTAATACAGATGGTTCTGCGATGGGTGCTCCGGGAAGCATTGCAGCTGGTGGTGTTTTCAGGGATCATTGGGGCTGGGTCCGGGGCTGTTATCACTTTAAAGGTGGAacgggttttgcctttgaagcggaaCTTCTTGCCGTGATTTATGCTATTACAATTGCGCATCAAAGAGGTTGGCTAATGTTGTGGATTGAAGGGGACTCTGCTTATATTGTTCGTCTGTTGGAGTCTAGGTCGCTAGACGTTCCTGGGTGTTCCATGGCAGCTTGGAAGAAGGCCCTTCGGCTTTTGGAGGAGTTCTCAGTGCAGGTGTCGCATATTTTTCGCGAAGGAAATTGTGTAGCTGATCTGATGGCTAATCCGGCTATGCCAGAAGGCTGGTGGCCTTATGCTCGGGACGAAATCAAACATGCCGTGGTCAAAGACATGGCGACCCACAGTCAT GGGCTTGATCCTCAAGGTGTTGACACAGCTCATGGTCAGCGCTTGTTGTGGCTTGATGACTGCTCCTTGGCATTTGGTGGTGATCTGGGGATGGTCGAGAGTTCGGCCTCTCATTGCGGGTTTTCTTCATACAATTG CTCAAGTGGTGATATGAGTCTCATCCAAGATGGTGATGCCATTGGTCGAGCTAAATCTACTCAGCAGCAAAAGAGTAAAGTGGTGCTTGATAAGCCAGCTCAGCTTGGAAAAGATATCACAACTAAATATGCAGATG CCAATGTAACAATAAAGAAAGCAATCAATGAAGATATCATTATGGGGATGATTTGCTTGCACTATTTTCATGTCTTTTCAATCATGATATCAGAGCAGGTGCAG AAAACAGATTCTCCACCAAAGCTGCTCCACTCAACATTGATGGTTCTCTATTTTTCATCAACTACCCAAATCAAATTGGAGGCCAAAGAGGTGGTCGCTCAAGTGCCCCTAACAATAGAGGCTGAGGTGGATATACCTTCAACAGAGGAAGAGGTAGAGGTGCACCCAATCGAGGATGTTACAATGGAG GGTTCATCTAAGCTGCAAATGGGAAATGGCCAAGGTGTTGATATTGCTCATATAGGTAAAGGACTTCTCAATTCTCCTACTCACTCCATAACTGTTACTCTCAGTAATCTGCTACATGTCCTACACATTACCAAGAACTTACTCAGTGCGTCACAGTTTGCTAGGGATAGTAAAGTCTACTTTGAATTTCATCCTGATTTCTATTTAGTTAAGGACCAGGTAACCAGGGCTACACTCATCCAGGGTACTCTTAAAGGTAGTCTATATCAGTTTGTCCTTCACAACACCaatgttaggtcctga
- the LOC131023267 gene encoding uncharacterized protein LOC131023267, which translates to MAIETICRCLVSPVMEPTPLVQMLDKSALKLPVVSSNFARPQLNWNEGVTQTLVPSSKHLTQPGPSAAILHNSASANASKNPTTSYARATAPKTEDKAAAKAKLLWELSVGTIRLRDWVRYFDPYKESSSIAQVWVRIYYLPVEFWHPEVISGIGRWLGQPLKIDGTSMTEDVGHFVRMLVEIDLAQPLPETMNIDGGDYTFAVEFSYEYLPLFCTRCKITGHAVDKCRRGTKPNKPSVEVEKPEPPIAKEPEWKIVSQTKNKNHQDQENRFSALDDEGELEGDRSSGKDLTGPDLLALVFNKTGTTQQFVEEGIKDTQEKQPMASEKAVSEQALVHVIEDVSHPELKIKDGVQENRIEERIVVISATEQVNSLENLEEGFVEDVMEESSNEEDNPHEQVHSATDMISGTSVKEGSLNEHNEQSNSDAIAMRKMNGLYWGL; encoded by the exons ATGGCGATAGAGACG ATATGCCGGTGCCTCGTTTCTCCGGTGATGGAGCCCACACCTCTGGTCCAGATGTTGGACAAAAGTGCTCTCAAACTCCCTGTGGTTTCTTCTAATTTCGCCCGCCCACAGTTAAACTGGAACGAGGGTGTTACGCAAACCCTAGTTCCGTCTTCCAAACATCTCACGCAACCAGGTCCCTCTGCAGCGATCCTTCACAACAGCGCCAGTGCTAATGCGTCAAAGAATCCGACTACGTCTTACGCTCGCGCCACTGCTCCCAAGACC GAGGATAAGGCGGCTGCTAAAGCAAAACTTCTATGGGAATTATCTGTTGGAACGATACGTTTACGTGACTGGGTACGTTACTTCGATCCGTATAAGGAATCTTCCTCTATTGCCCAGGTTTGGGTGCGAATATATTATCTGCCGGTTGAATTCTGGCACCCTGAAGTGATATCAGGTATTGGAAGGTGGCTCGGACAACCTCTTAAAATTGATGGCACGTCAATGACGGAAGACGTGGGACATTTTGTGCGTATGCTTGTTGAAATTGACTTGGCCCAACCTTTGCCAGAGACTATGAACATTGATGGGGGAGATTATACTTTTGCCGTGGAATTTAGCTATGAATATCTTCCTCTTTTTTGTACTCGATGCAAAATCACAGGTCATGCGGTCGATAAGTGTCGTCGGGGCACTAAACCTAATAAACCCTCGGTTGAAGTGGAGAAACCGGAGCCTCCTATTGCCAAGGAGCCAGAGTGGAAAATTGTAAGTCAAAcgaaaaataagaatcatcagGACCAGGAGAACAGATTTTCTGCTCTTGACGATGAGGGTGAATTGGAAGGGGATCGTAGTTCAGGGAAGGATCTGACTGGTCCAGATCTCTTAGCGCTGGTTTTTAACAAAACTGGTACGACACAGCAATTCGTTGAGGAAGGTATAAAAGATACTCAGGAAAAGCAGCCTATGGCTAGCGAGAAAGCTGTTTCAGAACAAGCGTTAGTGCATGTGATTGAGGATGTCTCTCATCCGGAATTAAAGATCAAGGACGGCGTGCAGGAGAATAGAATTGAGGAGAGGATTGTTGTTATCTCGGCTACTGAACAGGTGAATTCCCTCGAGAATTTGGAAGAAGGATTTGTTGAGGACGTGATGGAGGAGTCCTCGAATGAGGAGGATAACCCACATGAGCAGGTGCATTCTGCCACTGACATGATTTCAGGCACTTCAGTTAAGGAGGGATCTTTGAATGAGCATAATGAGCAAAGTAATTCTGATGCTATAGCCATGAGGAAGATGAATGGTTTGTATTGGGGACTTTAA